TCGAGGCGGTGCGGGCGACCACGCGGCACGACGAACGCCGTGCCGGGCGTCAGCGTGACGGTCTCCTCGGCGGCGCCGGCATGGGCCCGCAGGATCAGCTTGACCCCGCCCGTCAGCACGCACACGGCCTCGTCGGCGCCCGGATGGGTCTCCCAGTGATCCGCGTGGACATCCTCGTCCGTCTCGACGTGGAACGTCGCGACCGTCCAGCCGCCGCCCGGGTCGCCGGACATGCGGCGTTCCCGGGCGGCGACCGTTCCGTCCTCGTACAGCCGGACGGCGGACGTGAACAGGTCGATCAGAGACATTGGCGTGAGCCCTCCCTCGTTTACGTACCTTGTACGTGTACTCGACCACAGCTCAACACGTACGATGTACGTACGTCAAGGGGGAGGGGAGCCGCGTGCCCGCACCGCGCAAGTTCAGCGAGGAGCGTCTGCGTGCCGCCGCGCTGGCGCTGGTGGACGAGCGGGGGCTCGCTGCCCTGACCATGCGGAATCTGGCCGCCGCGCTCGGCACCGGCGCCATGACCATCTACAACTACGTGGACGGTCGCGACGGCCTCGAACGCCTGCTCATCGAGGCCGTGATGACCTCCGTCCACCCGGTGCCGGGCGTTCCCTCCCCGGACTGGCGAGCGGATCTGCGGGCTGTCACCGAGGCGCACTGGCGCGCCGTCCGCGCTCACCCGGACGTGATCCCGCTCGTGCTGACCCGCCGCAGCCTCAACCCGCCGACGCTCGCGGGCGCCGAGGACACCCTGGACGCCCTGGCCCGGAGCGGCCGGTCCGGCACCGCGCTGCTGGTCGCGTTCCGCGCGGTCTCGGGCTTCGTCATGGGATTCGCCCAGGCCGAGCTGGCCGGGCCGCTGTCCATCGCCCCCCAGGAGACGGCCGAGGAGGTCATCGACCGGGTGGGCGCCCTGCCACCCGACCGTTTCCCCCGGCTGATCGAGATCGCGGCGGCGGCGCGCGGCAGCGCTCCGGAGACGGAGTTCCGCGCCGGGCTCGATCTGCTCATCCTCGGCCTGGAGCGGTCCCCGGGCGGCTGACCAGTATGTGAGACCGGTGTGTGAGCCTGCCCACGTATCCGCCGTGTTTCCGCGTGTCACGGCGTCCCAGTGGGCAGGGGTGGCTGCTGGGAAGGGCGTGGCCATGGCTCCGCTCGGTAGAATTCAGCCGATCGTGACCGGTTTTCCGGTCACGGAGAGTAAGAAGATACGAGGAGCGAGCACACGTGGGCCTTGTCGTGCAGAAGTACGGCGGCTCCTCCGTTGCCGATGCCGAGGGCATCAAGCGCGTCGCCAAGCGGATCGTCGAGGTCAAGAAGAACGGCCACCAGGTGGTCGTCGTGGTCTCCGCGATGGGCGATACGACGGACGAGCTCATCGACCTGGCGAGCCAGGTGTCCCCCGTCGCCTCCGGGCGCGAGATGGACATGCTGCTGACCGCCGGGGAGCGCATCTCCATGTCGCTGCTGGCGATGGCCGTGAAAGCGCTCGGCCATGAGGCGCAGTCCTTCACCGGCAGCCAGGCCGGCGTCATCACCGACTCCGTTCACAACAAGGCCCGCATCATCGATGTCACGCCGGGCCGCATCCAGAGCTCCGTCGACGAGGGCAACATCGCGATCGTCGCCGGCTTCCAGGGCGTGTCCCAGGACAAGAAGGACATCACCACCCTCGGCCGGGGTGGCTCCGACACCACCGCCGTGGCGCTCGCCGCCGCGCTCAACGCCGAGGTCTGCGAGATCTACACCGACGTCGACGGCGTGTTCACCGCCGACCCGCGCGTGGTGAAGAAGGCCCGCAAGATCGACTGGATCTCGTTCGAGGACATGCTGGAGCTGGCCAGCTCCGGCTCCAAGGTGCTGCTGCACCGCTGCGTCGAGTACGCCCGGCGCTACAACATCCCCATCCACGTCCGGTCGTCCTTCTCGGGGCTGCAGGGGACCTGGGTCAGCAACGAACCGCTGGGAGGTAAGCCGGTGGAGCAGGCAATCATCTCGGGCGTCGCCCACGACACCTCCGAGGCCAAGATCACCGTTGTCGGGGTGCCGGACAAGCCGGGCGAGGCGGCGACGATCTTCCGGGCCATCGCGGACGCCGAGGTCAACATCGACATGGTCGTGCAGAACGTCTCGGCCGCGTCGACCGGGCTGACCGACATCTCCTTCACCCTTCCCACGAGTGAGGGGCGCAAGGCGATCGAGGCGCTGGAGAAGCGGCGCGAGACGATCGGGTTCGAGACGTTGCGCTACGACGACCAGATCGCCAAGATCTCGCTCGTCGGCGCGGGCATGAAGACGAACCCGGGGGTCACGGCCACGTTCTTCGAGGCGCTGTCCAACGCGGGGGTCAACATCGAGCTGATCTCCACCTCCGAGATCCGGATCTCGGTCGTGACCCGCGAGGACGACGTGAAGCAGGCCGTCCGCGCCGTACACTCGGCGTTCGGGCTGGACAGCGAGAGCGACGAGGCCGTCGTCTACGGCGGCACCGGCCGCTGAGACCGGCCCGGCGCGGTCCGGCCCCGGACGGCTTCGGATCCGACCGGAGTGCGCCGATGTGCACTGGTGTGCGCCGATGTTGACCGATCTCGGCCGAATGTGAAGCTCTCGTGACCAAGTCGTAGGCTCGGATGGGTTGCTCCCGGCCGATCAGCCGGGAGAACATTTCACTCCCCGCACCGCTTCCAGGAACCAGCGCGGTGCGGGGAGCGTCTTTAGCGCCCCTGCGCGGCGCGCGGCGCTCGCAGCACAACAGGACATATACGGCAGGCGGTAGGAATGAGATCGAGAGCGGCGAAAGCCCCCATCCTGCCCCCGCCGTACAACCTTTGCGGGGAAGAGCGTGTCCAACAGGCGTGGCAGAGGTCTTCGAGCTCCCGGCAGCGCTCCCGCGACGCCTTCCGTTTCCAGGGTCGCCAAGGGCCGGGGCCGGGGGCATGCCCGTGACGGCACCTCTGCCCGTATCCCGGCCGGCCCGCATCCACGCCCCGGGCGAGGATGCGGACGATGCGATGGCTGAGGTCACCGCGGGCACCACGATCGATCTCCTGACCGAGACCTACCGGGCGCACTACCGCTCGCTCCTGGGCCTCGCGGCACTGCTTCTGGACGACACCGCGTCGTGCGAGGACGTGGTCCAGGAGGCGTTCATCCGCGTGCACTCCGCGCGCGCCCGGGTCCGCGACCCCGAGAAGACGCTCGCGTACCTGCGGCAGACCGTGGTCAACCTCTCCCGCTCGACGCTCCGCCGCCGCATCCTCGGGCTGAAGCTGCTCTCCAAGCCCATGCCGAACATGGCGAGCGCCGAGGAGGGCGCGTACGAGCAGCTGGAGCGGGCCGACCTGATCAGGGCGATGCGCGGGCTCCAGCGCCGCCAGCGCGAGGTCCTCGTGCTGCGGTACTTCGCGGACATGACCGAGGCGGAGGTCGCCAAGACGCTCGGTATCTCGGCCGGGTCGGTGAAGGCGTACGGCTCTCGTGGCATCGCGGCACTGCGCGTGGCCATGGAGGCCGCCCGATGAACGACCACGATTCCGGCTCCCGGCCTCTGCCGGAGCCGGCCCCCGGCACGGGCGGCGTGGACCCCACCGCCGACGTCGTTCCGGACGTCGCTCCGGACGCGGAGGCGGCCGACGAAGCGGATCACGCGACATCCGGCGCCGGCACCGGCGACGACACCGCGAGCCCGCCGGACGCCCCCCCGCCGGACGCCCCCACGGCAGGCACCACGGCAGGCACCACCCCGGCAGGCGACACGGGGGCCGACGACACGGCGCCGGCCTCGGGCGACGAGGACGCGCTGCGGCGGCTGCTGCGGGACATCGTGGAGGACATCGAGCCCTCGGCCGCGTCCCTGGAGCATCTGCGCGCCGCCGTGCCCGCCCGCGCCCGACGGCGGAAGCAACTGCTGGTCGGGGCCACCGCGTCCGTCGCGGTGCTCGCCATCGGTCTGGTCATGGTGGTGTCCGCCGTGGCCGACGTCACCGGCCGGAACGGGGAGACCACCATCGACGCCGGGCTCCCGCCCTCCACCGAGGGTGACCCCGGGGCCGAGAACGGCGACGGCGCGCTCGGCAGCTATCCGTCGGGCGGGCCCGCGGCCGGGGCGGCCGGGTCGCCCGAGAGCGGCGCCGACGCCGGAGAGCCCTCCGGAGGCGGCGACGAGGAGACGGCCGAGACGTCCCCCGACCCCGGGGACGCCATGGGCGCCGCCTCCCCGACCTGCGACCGCGGCCAGCTCGGCGGAGTCGAGACCATGATGGACCCGCCCGACGCGCAGGGTCGCGTCTACGGGCTGATCCGCATGGCCAACGTCTCCGACCGGCCCTGCCAGGTCACCGGCAACGGCGAGATGGCCGCGCTGCCGCTCGGCGCCGTGCCGTCCGCCGACGTGCAGATCGTGGACCGGACCGAGGGGGACCGCGCCACTCGGCTGCCCACCCCGGCTCAGACCCACGAGCAGCTCGTCCTGCCACCGGGACAGGCGTACGAGGTGCGGTTCGCGTTCGTGCCCAACGACACCGGCGTCGGCAGCTGCGAGGTGGAGGCCGAGCCCGCGGCCGGGGAGGGCGAGGGGACCCCGCCCGAGACGGGCGCCGACTCCGGCGGCACGTCGGTCGACAGCCTGGCCGCCGACAGCGAGGGTGACCTGGCCGCCGCCGACGACAGCGGTACCGGCGGCGAGGCCCCGGTCGGCTCGGACGACGAGAGCGGTGGGACCACCGAGGGCGGGGGCGGCGACGCCGGCGAGCCGACCGGCGAGCCCACGGACGACCCGACGGGCGACAGCGGCGGTGGCGGCACCGAGCCCGACGACGTCGTGCTCCTCCGCTACACCCCGGCGGCCGGCGAGCCGGAGGCCGCCGAGATCCGCCTGGAGGGCGACTGCTCGGGAACGATCTACCGCACGGGTGTACTGGAGGCCCCCGCGGGCTAGCCGCGTCGCCGCGGAAGTACCGTTGAGGCCGTGTACCGGTTCCTCCTGACCCCCCGCTGGTGGGCGATCAACGTCTTCGTGGTCCTGTCGATCCCCGTCTGTCTGGTGGCGGGCATGTGGCAGCTCGCACGGTTCGAGGACCAGGTGGACCAGCACAACGAGCAGCGCGAGCGGACCGAGTCGGCCGACGACGCGGAGGTCAGACCGTTGGCGTCGCTGCTGCCGCTCACCGCCGAAACGGTCGGCGAGCAGGCCGAGATCACCGGCGTCTACGACGCCGGGCACCAGCTCCTCGTCCCCGACCGCGAGGTGGAGGGCGAGCGCGGCTTCTACGTGCTGACGCCGCTGCGGCCCACCGACGGCTCCCCGGCCGTGCCCGTGGTGCGCGGCTGGCTGCCCGGCGCGGCCGACGCCGGGAGCGTCCCCGAGCCGTCGGCCGGCGAGGTGACCGTCACCGGAGCCGTGCAGGCCGCCGAATCCCCGAGCCAGGTCGCCACCCGGACGACCGGCCTGCCCAGCGGCCAGCTCGGCGTGATCGGCGCGGCCTCCCTCATCAACGTGCTCCCGTACGACATCGCGGACGTCTGGATCACCGTCCGCGACGCCGACCGGCCGATGACGCCCGTGCCCGCCACCGCGCCCACGGGCACCGGGCTGGACATGGACGCCTTCCAGAACCTGGGCTACACCGGCGAGTGGTTCGTCTTCGCCGCCTTCGCCGTCTTCATGTGGTTCCGCCTGTTCCGCCGCGAGGTCGAGAGCCGGCGCGACGCCGCCCTCGGCCTCATCCCGCGGCCGACGGCGGAAGATGCCGTTGTGCGAATCGGATCTCCTGGGCCACCTGCTTGATCCGCTCCTCCACGACGAGCGAGCCGTGCCCGGCGTCATACCGGTACACCTCGTGGACCGCGCCGCGCCCGGCGAGCCGCCCCACATAGTTCTCGATCTGCCGTATCGGGCAGCGCGGATCGTTGACACCGGCCGAGATGTACACCGGGGCCCGTACTTGGTCCACATACGTGATCGGGGACGACGTCGCCCAGCGCTCGGGGACCTCCTCCGGCGTGCCGCCCAGCAGCGTGCGATCCATCGCCTTCAGGGCCTCCATCTCGTCCTCATACGCGGCGACATAGTCCGCGACGGGGACGGCGGCGACGCCGACCGCCCAGGAATCGGGCATGGTGCCGATGCCGAGCAGCGTCAGATAGCCGCCCCAGGACCCGCCGGTGAGCACCAGGCGCGCCGGGTCGGCCAGCCCGTACTCCACGCACCAGTCCCGCACCGCCGCGATGTCCTCCAGCTCGATGAGCCCGATGCGGTGCTTGAGCGCGTCCGTCCAGGCCCGGCCATAGCCGGTGGAGCCCCGGTAGTTGACCCGGACGACCGCGAAGCCGTGGTCCAGCCAGGCCGCCGGCCCCGCCGCGAAGGAGTCGCTGTCGTGCGCGGTCGGGCCGCCGTGGATGTCGAAGACGGTGGGGAACGGCCCGTCACCGCCACCCGGCGGCTTCTGCACCAGCGCGTGCACCGTGCCGCCGGGCCCCTCCACCCACACGTCCATGACCGGCACCGAGTCCGGCGCACGCAGCCCGGGCGGGTCGAGCACGACGCGCCCGGTCGTCGACCGCACCTGCGGCGGCTCGGCGGCCGACGACCACAGATACTCGGCGGTGCCGTCGGGACGGGCCGTGGCGCCCGAGATCGTGCCCGCCGGAGTGTCGATCCGGGTCGGGCCACCGCCCTCGCCCAGCTCGTAGCGGAACAGCTCGCTGCGCGCCCGGTGGCTGTGCGCGATCAGCAGCGCGCCGCCGTTCGGGAACCACTCGGCGTGCACGTCACCCGGCAGATCCGTGGGCAGCTCGGTCTGCTCACCGGTCAGCGGGTCCCAGATCATCGGCTCCCAGCGGCCGTGCCGCTGGTGCCCTATCAGCAGCCGCGAGTCGCCGGCGAGGGGCGCGAAGCCCAGCACCGACAGGCCCAGCTCCCGGGTGCCGCCCTCGGTGTCGTCCAGCTCCGCGACCACGCCGCCGTCCCGCCGCGTCACGCGCACCGCCGAGTGCATCGCGTCGCCGTGCTCGGTGTGCTCGATGGCCAGCAGCGTGCCGTCGTGCGAGAGGTCGCCGACGCCCGCCGACTGCCGGTGCCGATAGACCTCGACGGGCTCGCCGCCGGGTGCCACCACGTGGATCGTGGTGCCGACCTCCTCGGTCATCCGCCCCACCACGACCGTGCCGTCCCGGCCCAGCGCCAGGCCCGCCGAATACGACGGCTCCAGCCCCGGCAGGGCCGGCTCGTCGGGGCCACCGCCGAACGGCTGCCGCATCCACACGCCGAACTCGTCGCCGTCGGTGTCGGAGAACCACCACAGCGACTCGCCGTCCGGCGTCAGCGTGCCGTCCACCGTGCCGTTCGGCCGGTCGGTGGCCTGCCGCTGGGCGCCCGACGCCCGGTCCCAGGTGTACAGCTCGAAGGTGCCGGTCGCGTTCGACACGAAGACGGAACGGTCCGGCGCCTCGTGCGCCCAGTGCGGCAGCCCGACGCGCGGCGCCCGGAAACGCTTCTCCCAGTCGGGCATCGACCCGTCGGCCGCGGCCCCCGGCTCAGTCATCCGTCAGCTCCACCTGGATCTCGACCTCGACCGGCGCGTCCAGCGGCAGCGCCGCGACGCCCACCGCGCTGCGCGCGTGTCGGCCCTTCTCACCGAGGACGGCGCCCAGCAGGTCGCTGGCGCCGTTGATCACCTGCGGCTGGCCGGTGAACTCCGGGACGGAGGCCACGAAGCCGACCACCTTCACCACCCGCGCGATCCGGTCCAGGTCCCCGGCGACCGACTTCACCGCCGCCAGGGCGTTGAGCGCGCAGATCCGCGCCAGCTCGTTCGCCTGCTCAGGAGTGACCTCCGCGCCGACCTTCCCGGCGAGCGGGAGCTTGCCGTCGACCAGCGGGACCTGCCCCGCCGTGTACACATAGCGGCCGGAGCGCACGGCCGGCACATAGCTGCCCGCCGGCGGCACGACATCGGGAAGCGTCAGGCCCAGCTCGCCCAGCTTCGCCTCGACGCCGCTCATGGCTGCGGCTTCTCGCGCTTGAGATACGCCACGAGCTGCTCCGGATTCGGTCCGGGGACGACCTGGACCAACTCCCAGCCGTCCTCCCCCCAGTTGTCCAGGATCTGCTTGGTGGCGTGCACCAGCAGCGGCACGGTCACGTATTCCCACTTCGTCATGGGCCTCACTCTAGCGATCGCCACCGACAGCGCCGGGGTCCGCCGGTACCGGCCCGGCACGCCGTTCGCCGGGGCGTTCGCCTAGGCTCGCTGGAGTGAGCAGGAGCAGCAGCGCGCGCACCCGACTGCACGTGGTCAGCGGCAAGGGCGGCACCGGGAAGACGACCGTCGCCGCGGCCCTCGCGCTCGCGCTGGCGGAGCAGGGACGGCGCACGCTGCTGGTGGAAGTCGAGGGCCGCCAGGGCATCGCCCAGCTCTTCGAGACCGAGGCACTGCCCTACGAGGAGCGCCGCATCGCGATCGGCCCCGGTGGCGGCGAGGTGCACGCCCTGGCCGTGGACGCCGAGCGGGCCCTGCTGGACTACCTCCAGATGTTCTACAAGCTGGGCGGCGCGGGCCGTGCGCTGCGCCGCCTCGGCGCCATCGACTTCGCCACCACCATCGCGCCCGGTCTGCGTGACGTGCTGCTCACCGGCAAGGTGTGCGAGGCGGTCCGCCGCCGCCCGCCGGGCAGTGGCGGGTGGGCGTACGACGCGGTGGTCATGGACGCGCCGCCCACCGGGCGGATCGCCCGGTTCCTCGGCGTGAACGACGAGGTCGCCGGGCTCGCCCGGGTCGGGCCCATTCACAACCAGGCGCAGGCCGTGATGCGGGTGCTGAAGTCGGCGGAGACGGCCGTGCACCTGGTGACGCTGCTGGAGGAGATGCCGGTGCAGGAGACGGCCGACGGCGTCGCGGAGCTGCGCGCCGCCGGACTCCCGGTGGGCTCGGTCGTGGTGAACATGGTCCGCCCGCCCGTCGCGCCCGCCCCCCTCCCGGCCGGGACGGCCGCCGCCGACCGCGACCCGCTGGCCGGCGCCCTGCGCCGGGCGGGCCTGCGCGGCGCCAAGTCCCTGGCCGGGCCGCTGCTCGCCGAGGGCCACGCGTACGGTCGGCGGCTGGAGCTGGAGGCGGCCCAGCGCGCCGAGCTGGACCGGCTCGGGCTTCCCGTGCGGGAGCTGCCGCTGCTGCCCGACGGCGCGGACCTGGCCGGCCTCTACCGGCAGGCGCGCCGACTGCGCGACCTGGAGTGGTGACCGTGGCACCCGAGGCACCCGAGGCGGCCGAGGCAGCCGGCGTGAGCGGCGCGGGCGGCGTGTCCGAGGCGACGCCGAGCGAGGACCCCCCTTCGCTGGCCGTCGATCCGCTGCTGGACGACCCCGGCATCCGCATCATCGTCTGCTGCGGCGCGGGCGGCGTCGGCAAGACGACCACCGCCGCCGCGCTCGGTCTGCGGGCGGCGGAGCGCGGGCGCCGCGTCGTGGTGCTGACGATCGACCCGGCCCGGCGGCTGGCGCAGTCGATGGGTCTGACCGAGCTGGACAACGTGCCGCGTCCGGTGCCCGGCATCGACGGAACGGCGGGCGGCGAGCTGTTCGCGATGATGCTCGACATGAAGCGGACGTTCGACGAGATCGTGGAGGGCCACGCGGACCCCGCGCGGGCCCGCGCGATCCTGGAGAACCCCTTCTACCAGTCGCTGTCGGCCGGCTTCGCGGGCACCCAGGAGTACATGGCGATGGAGAAGCTGGGCCAGCTCGCCGCGCGCGGCGAGTGGGACCTGATCGTGGTCGACACCCCGCCGAGCCGGTCGGCCCTCGACTTCCTCGACGCGCCGCAGCGGCTCGGCTCGTTCCTCGACGGGCGGTTCATCCGCATGCTGATGGCCCCGGCGAAGGCGGGCGGCCGGGCCGGGCGGAAGGTGATGAGCCTGGGCATGGCGGGCCTGTCGCTGTTCACCGGGACGATCGGCAAGATCCTCGGCACGGCGCTGCTGCGGGACGTGCAGACGTTCGTCGCCGCCATGGACACGATGTTCGGCGGGTTCCGCGCCCGCGCCGACGCCACGTACCGGCTGCTCCAGGCGCCGGGCACCGCGTTCCTCGTGGTGTCGGCGCCGCAGTGGGACGCCCTGCGCGAGGCGGCGTACTTCGTGGAGCGGCTCGCCGCCGAGCGCATGCCGCTGGCCGGCCTGGTGCTCAACCGCGTGCACACCTCGGGCGCCACGCGCCTGAGCGCCGAGCGCGCGGAGGCGGCGGCCGAGGTGCTGGAGGCGCGGAAAATCTCGGCGGCCGACGGCATTGTGGATCACTCGCCGGGGCAGAATGCCAGTCGGAGTGGCCGCCCCTCTCCCGAAGCAGGTCCTGAAGCAGGCTCCAGCGTTCCGGCGGCCACGGACGACGGTTCGGGCGTTGACGAGGACGCCGATCATCTCGCCTCCGCACTGCTGCGTGTGCACGCTGAGCGCATGCGGCAGATCACGCGCGAGGAGCGGATGCGTGCCCGCTTCACCGCTCTGCACCCGGAGGTGCCGGTGGCGGAGGTCGCGGCCCTGCCGGGTGACGTGCACGATCTGGCGGGACTGCGTGCCATAGGCGACCGGCTGGCTCCCTGACCGGACGACCAAGCTGACCGGGTTGGCCGGGCTTTCAGGCTTGATCAGAGCAGGAGCAGGAGACCGGGCGGGCGCGAGGCTCAGCCGGCGTTCGCGAAGCCCTCGTAGTCCCCGAAGCCCTCGTAGTCGTCGAAATCGGCGGACACGGCCCGGCCGGTGCTGCGCTCGTACTCGGAGCGGGCGGTCTCCAGCAGACGCCGCCACGACGTGACGGTCGGGCGCCTGCGCAGCAGAGCGCGCCGCTCCCGTTCGGTCATTCCTCCCCAGACGCCGAACTCCACGCGGTTGTCCAGGGCGTCGGCGAGACACTCGGTGCGCACCGGGCATCCGGTGCAGACCGCTTTCGCCCGGTTCTGCGCCGCTCCTTGGACGAACAGCTCATCCGGATCCGTCGTGCGGCAGGCGGCCTGCGCACTCCAGTCGGTAATCCAGCTCATGCAGGTGCCGTCCTCTCCCGAATCGAGGCTCCCCCACGGCGGCAAGTGGCATATTCCGGCTTGCCAGTTGAGGACGTTACGGAAGGCAGGCAAGGCACAACACCCCCAGGGGGTCCATTCTTGAATGGCCCGATCGGACTATGGGCAGCGCGAAGTCACTCGTGTGAGTGACGGAGAGGGGCCTGGTCACGGAGCGGCCGACGTTTCACACGTCGTCTCCGTGATCTCACCCGTTCGGGGGAGGGCGCGCTTGACTGGCCGGGGCCTTGTGTGAACCCGTAAGTAGCTTAGGCGAACAGTTGGACCCTTGTCCGGCGTTTGAGAACGTAGGCTTGTCCGCATGGGTAGAAGGCGTCCGGGTGGCGGATCGAGCGCGACGCAGCAGGCGGCCAAGTTCCTCGGGGTCAGCGTTCTGTCGGGCGCGGTGCTGGCGGGCCTGGCCCTGCCCGCCGTGGGGGCGCTGGGTCTCGCGGCCCGGGGGACCATGGAGGGCTTCGACGAGATCCCCGCCATGATGGAGCAGCCGCCGCTGAGCCAGAAGACGACGATCCTGGACGCCGAGGGCGGCACGATCGCCGAAGTTTACTCGCGGAACCGGACGGTCGTTCCACTGGAGGACATGTCGGAGTACGTCCGCGAGGCCATCGTCGCCATCGAGG
Above is a window of Streptomyces sp. NBC_01803 DNA encoding:
- a CDS encoding S9 family peptidase, which produces MTEPGAAADGSMPDWEKRFRAPRVGLPHWAHEAPDRSVFVSNATGTFELYTWDRASGAQRQATDRPNGTVDGTLTPDGESLWWFSDTDGDEFGVWMRQPFGGGPDEPALPGLEPSYSAGLALGRDGTVVVGRMTEEVGTTIHVVAPGGEPVEVYRHRQSAGVGDLSHDGTLLAIEHTEHGDAMHSAVRVTRRDGGVVAELDDTEGGTRELGLSVLGFAPLAGDSRLLIGHQRHGRWEPMIWDPLTGEQTELPTDLPGDVHAEWFPNGGALLIAHSHRARSELFRYELGEGGGPTRIDTPAGTISGATARPDGTAEYLWSSAAEPPQVRSTTGRVVLDPPGLRAPDSVPVMDVWVEGPGGTVHALVQKPPGGGDGPFPTVFDIHGGPTAHDSDSFAAGPAAWLDHGFAVVRVNYRGSTGYGRAWTDALKHRIGLIELEDIAAVRDWCVEYGLADPARLVLTGGSWGGYLTLLGIGTMPDSWAVGVAAVPVADYVAAYEDEMEALKAMDRTLLGGTPEEVPERWATSSPITYVDQVRAPVYISAGVNDPRCPIRQIENYVGRLAGRGAVHEVYRYDAGHGSLVVEERIKQVAQEIRFAQRHLPPSAAG
- a CDS encoding ArsA family ATPase; translated protein: MSEATPSEDPPSLAVDPLLDDPGIRIIVCCGAGGVGKTTTAAALGLRAAERGRRVVVLTIDPARRLAQSMGLTELDNVPRPVPGIDGTAGGELFAMMLDMKRTFDEIVEGHADPARARAILENPFYQSLSAGFAGTQEYMAMEKLGQLAARGEWDLIVVDTPPSRSALDFLDAPQRLGSFLDGRFIRMLMAPAKAGGRAGRKVMSLGMAGLSLFTGTIGKILGTALLRDVQTFVAAMDTMFGGFRARADATYRLLQAPGTAFLVVSAPQWDALREAAYFVERLAAERMPLAGLVLNRVHTSGATRLSAERAEAAAEVLEARKISAADGIVDHSPGQNASRSGRPSPEAGPEAGSSVPAATDDGSGVDEDADHLASALLRVHAERMRQITREERMRARFTALHPEVPVAEVAALPGDVHDLAGLRAIGDRLAP
- a CDS encoding TetR/AcrR family transcriptional regulator, yielding MPAPRKFSEERLRAAALALVDERGLAALTMRNLAAALGTGAMTIYNYVDGRDGLERLLIEAVMTSVHPVPGVPSPDWRADLRAVTEAHWRAVRAHPDVIPLVLTRRSLNPPTLAGAEDTLDALARSGRSGTALLVAFRAVSGFVMGFAQAELAGPLSIAPQETAEEVIDRVGALPPDRFPRLIEIAAAARGSAPETEFRAGLDLLILGLERSPGG
- a CDS encoding ArsA family ATPase, whose product is MSRSSSARTRLHVVSGKGGTGKTTVAAALALALAEQGRRTLLVEVEGRQGIAQLFETEALPYEERRIAIGPGGGEVHALAVDAERALLDYLQMFYKLGGAGRALRRLGAIDFATTIAPGLRDVLLTGKVCEAVRRRPPGSGGWAYDAVVMDAPPTGRIARFLGVNDEVAGLARVGPIHNQAQAVMRVLKSAETAVHLVTLLEEMPVQETADGVAELRAAGLPVGSVVVNMVRPPVAPAPLPAGTAAADRDPLAGALRRAGLRGAKSLAGPLLAEGHAYGRRLELEAAQRAELDRLGLPVRELPLLPDGADLAGLYRQARRLRDLEW
- a CDS encoding SigE family RNA polymerase sigma factor — protein: MAEVFELPAALPRRLPFPGSPRAGAGGMPVTAPLPVSRPARIHAPGEDADDAMAEVTAGTTIDLLTETYRAHYRSLLGLAALLLDDTASCEDVVQEAFIRVHSARARVRDPEKTLAYLRQTVVNLSRSTLRRRILGLKLLSKPMPNMASAEEGAYEQLERADLIRAMRGLQRRQREVLVLRYFADMTEAEVAKTLGISAGSVKAYGSRGIAALRVAMEAAR
- a CDS encoding SURF1 family protein translates to MYRFLLTPRWWAINVFVVLSIPVCLVAGMWQLARFEDQVDQHNEQRERTESADDAEVRPLASLLPLTAETVGEQAEITGVYDAGHQLLVPDREVEGERGFYVLTPLRPTDGSPAVPVVRGWLPGAADAGSVPEPSAGEVTVTGAVQAAESPSQVATRTTGLPSGQLGVIGAASLINVLPYDIADVWITVRDADRPMTPVPATAPTGTGLDMDAFQNLGYTGEWFVFAAFAVFMWFRLFRREVESRRDAALGLIPRPTAEDAVVRIGSPGPPA
- a CDS encoding aspartate kinase, with the protein product MGLVVQKYGGSSVADAEGIKRVAKRIVEVKKNGHQVVVVVSAMGDTTDELIDLASQVSPVASGREMDMLLTAGERISMSLLAMAVKALGHEAQSFTGSQAGVITDSVHNKARIIDVTPGRIQSSVDEGNIAIVAGFQGVSQDKKDITTLGRGGSDTTAVALAAALNAEVCEIYTDVDGVFTADPRVVKKARKIDWISFEDMLELASSGSKVLLHRCVEYARRYNIPIHVRSSFSGLQGTWVSNEPLGGKPVEQAIISGVAHDTSEAKITVVGVPDKPGEAATIFRAIADAEVNIDMVVQNVSAASTGLTDISFTLPTSEGRKAIEALEKRRETIGFETLRYDDQIAKISLVGAGMKTNPGVTATFFEALSNAGVNIELISTSEIRISVVTREDDVKQAVRAVHSAFGLDSESDEAVVYGGTGR
- a CDS encoding WhiB family transcriptional regulator, whose protein sequence is MSWITDWSAQAACRTTDPDELFVQGAAQNRAKAVCTGCPVRTECLADALDNRVEFGVWGGMTERERRALLRRRPTVTSWRRLLETARSEYERSTGRAVSADFDDYEGFGDYEGFANAG
- a CDS encoding DUF4177 domain-containing protein — encoded protein: MTKWEYVTVPLLVHATKQILDNWGEDGWELVQVVPGPNPEQLVAYLKREKPQP
- a CDS encoding RidA family protein; the protein is MSGVEAKLGELGLTLPDVVPPAGSYVPAVRSGRYVYTAGQVPLVDGKLPLAGKVGAEVTPEQANELARICALNALAAVKSVAGDLDRIARVVKVVGFVASVPEFTGQPQVINGASDLLGAVLGEKGRHARSAVGVAALPLDAPVEVEIQVELTDD
- a CDS encoding cupin domain-containing protein: MSLIDLFTSAVRLYEDGTVAARERRMSGDPGGGWTVATFHVETDEDVHADHWETHPGADEAVCVLTGGVKLILRAHAGAAEETVTLTPGTAFVVPRGRPHRLELTAPGDLMSITLRAGSRLEPVGPREPVEPVEPVEPVEPVEPVEPVEPGEPVEPGEPVEPGEHLGRRS